The following coding sequences lie in one Gemmatimonadaceae bacterium genomic window:
- a CDS encoding AAA family ATPase: MTLYLRTLGSAALLDSTAEAGAGEPRVVLGPGKALAVLVYLSVAGRSVTRESLLDLLWSDVPPSQARPALRQALFLLRRLLGDEALVGAEELSLVRPLPGDRDTFLRALDRDALDDAVAAYGGAFLPGFAIPGAARFEHWADLERDRLEQGYLGAAELLVRRALNAGRAAEARERAREVRTITPHREESARLVIEVALSVNDGVTALMEANALQLWAEREGVALEGSTRALLARVHGPTPSDEANTDEPPQLTAELTGREREFATLIGAWQAARRAPARRVHLSAAAGVGKSRLLREVLARAAAGGARIVSVGGRMGDREVPFAFVSDLAAAIAELPGSLGIAPASASALVALNPTLSRRYNTAPEPTTGEEASRRWLMALVDLVHAVADEQRFILAVDDLHWIDADSLRLLDGLWSRLGDARVLALTASRPERAPLAGTTEVLSLLPLSAANVGALVSSLGDPTTVWSDARVAQLHAATGGSPLLVLETLRLALDRRALALEQRAWRVLDDAACSALLQGGGALRQRVEAIPADARWLLLLLATAGAPVDRLVLAQAAGCEPAALAAPLDVLERTGIITRITGGWIPAHDELADVVRTASATADQQRAHAAIGVAFMRSAEERAFESGLARRALRHLLLAGESGEAQSLFRRLLLRAREQRDRRPARDVAADWLAGALDGQLPLDRGAIDLLARAEPRSWRVGLWSPLRRGLAATALLALGGFTVVSWRARADRLAHEQRLLYVMPSLEVSQVGVSPERWGTTRTLVAKPVSVGGDGRQIAQEALIHPDLSVHQSPDQQSMAWTHDSGDSTTLDIWLRTPAGLRRLTKGIRDDVVSDWLPDGSALLGASSRWSSPEHGHYNIAVFDTATGVARAVTHGPFHENSAHISPDGTRIAFVREGGSNGPEVCVVDVDGAVEPECRRILSYTSAVIGWAGLDELVLLGQSNTERPLFAYDWTRATVRRLLGPTVVTAALSRDGKYAVASLRGNGGVGIRDWVIPLDRPTDAHVVETVDERAVDVRWWEGGSDRSLLVTHLTFSDSSRVLPLGASTRLHVVPRGDGGQPIATPARVRWRSLDTTIAIVTPDGEVIPRRPGAVEIEASLAGWRSVRARFAVRGSLHRALLHEAWTPDWSGRWFAWGEPRPVVVPGPGGLPVLWSRGDGAYVSAAISRQQWSADSGLGFEVRVSTPFNGTANQRIRAMLLGGLDSSRIVQANPNGSLPASVIPSTLCGLTFPDEGEWGKRHFAFVGGTPLDFDAGPFADSLRTGQWWTLRIQILADGRCGVAINGRVLYISAEPVARRLQYRLRLGDEAKGALLAFGPVDLWTGVRTDVVWQTPPDRPR, encoded by the coding sequence GTGACGCTGTATCTGCGGACCCTCGGCTCGGCGGCCCTGCTCGACTCCACGGCGGAGGCGGGCGCCGGGGAGCCGCGTGTGGTCCTCGGCCCGGGCAAGGCGCTCGCGGTGCTGGTCTATCTCTCCGTCGCCGGGCGGAGTGTCACCCGCGAGTCGCTGCTCGACCTGTTGTGGAGCGACGTGCCGCCGTCGCAGGCACGCCCCGCGCTGCGCCAGGCGCTCTTCCTGTTGCGCCGCCTACTGGGCGACGAGGCGCTCGTTGGGGCCGAAGAGTTGTCGCTGGTGCGCCCCCTGCCGGGCGACCGCGACACCTTTTTGCGCGCGCTCGATCGCGATGCGCTCGATGACGCGGTCGCGGCGTACGGCGGCGCCTTCCTGCCGGGCTTCGCGATTCCGGGCGCGGCGCGCTTTGAGCACTGGGCCGATCTCGAGCGTGATCGGTTGGAGCAGGGCTATCTGGGCGCCGCCGAGCTGCTCGTGCGCCGCGCCCTCAACGCGGGGCGTGCGGCGGAGGCCCGCGAGCGCGCGCGCGAGGTGCGGACGATTACGCCGCATCGTGAAGAAAGCGCGCGGCTCGTGATCGAAGTGGCGCTGAGTGTCAACGACGGCGTCACGGCGCTCATGGAAGCGAACGCCCTGCAGCTGTGGGCGGAGCGCGAGGGCGTCGCGCTCGAGGGCTCGACACGGGCCTTGCTCGCCCGCGTGCATGGGCCGACGCCGAGCGATGAGGCCAACACCGATGAACCGCCGCAACTCACCGCCGAACTCACCGGTCGTGAACGCGAGTTCGCCACGCTCATCGGCGCGTGGCAGGCGGCGCGGCGGGCCCCCGCGCGCCGGGTGCATCTGAGCGCCGCGGCGGGCGTCGGCAAGTCGCGGCTGCTGCGTGAGGTGCTGGCGCGCGCCGCGGCGGGCGGGGCGCGGATCGTCTCGGTTGGCGGACGCATGGGAGACCGCGAGGTCCCGTTCGCGTTCGTGAGCGATCTCGCGGCGGCGATCGCCGAGCTGCCCGGATCGCTCGGGATCGCGCCCGCGTCGGCCAGCGCGCTCGTCGCGCTCAACCCCACGCTCTCGCGGCGCTACAACACGGCGCCCGAGCCCACCACGGGTGAGGAGGCCAGTCGCCGCTGGCTGATGGCGCTGGTCGATCTCGTGCACGCGGTCGCCGACGAACAGCGCTTCATTCTGGCCGTCGATGACTTGCATTGGATCGACGCCGACTCGCTCCGTCTGCTGGACGGGCTCTGGTCGCGGCTTGGCGATGCCCGCGTGCTCGCGTTGACGGCGTCGCGCCCGGAGCGTGCGCCGCTCGCCGGCACGACCGAGGTCTTGTCGCTGCTCCCGCTTTCGGCGGCGAATGTGGGCGCGCTCGTGTCGAGCCTCGGCGATCCCACCACCGTCTGGAGCGACGCGCGCGTGGCGCAGCTGCACGCCGCCACCGGTGGGAGCCCGCTGCTCGTGCTCGAAACGCTGCGGCTGGCGCTCGATCGGCGCGCGCTCGCCCTGGAACAGCGAGCGTGGCGGGTGCTCGATGACGCGGCCTGTTCAGCGCTGCTGCAGGGCGGTGGGGCGCTGCGCCAGCGTGTCGAGGCGATTCCGGCCGACGCCCGCTGGCTGTTGCTGCTGCTGGCGACCGCCGGTGCACCGGTGGACCGCTTGGTGCTCGCCCAGGCCGCGGGATGCGAGCCGGCGGCGCTCGCCGCCCCGCTCGATGTGCTCGAGCGCACGGGCATCATCACGCGCATCACCGGTGGATGGATCCCGGCGCATGACGAGCTGGCGGATGTCGTGCGCACCGCCAGCGCGACGGCGGATCAGCAACGGGCGCATGCGGCGATCGGCGTCGCGTTCATGCGGTCGGCCGAAGAACGGGCCTTCGAGTCGGGGCTTGCCCGGCGTGCGCTGCGCCATCTGCTGTTGGCGGGGGAGTCTGGGGAGGCGCAGTCGCTGTTCCGCCGCCTGCTGCTGCGCGCGCGTGAACAGCGGGATCGCCGCCCCGCCCGCGACGTCGCCGCCGACTGGTTGGCAGGGGCCCTCGATGGACAGCTCCCGCTGGACCGGGGGGCCATCGACCTGCTCGCGCGCGCCGAACCGCGGAGCTGGCGTGTGGGGCTGTGGTCGCCGTTGCGGCGGGGCTTGGCCGCGACGGCCCTGCTGGCACTCGGAGGATTTACCGTCGTGTCGTGGCGCGCGCGGGCAGATCGCCTCGCGCACGAGCAGCGCCTGCTGTATGTGATGCCGTCGCTCGAGGTCTCACAGGTTGGTGTATCGCCGGAGCGCTGGGGCACGACGCGGACGTTGGTGGCCAAGCCCGTGTCGGTGGGTGGCGATGGGCGGCAGATCGCGCAGGAGGCGCTGATCCACCCCGATCTGTCCGTGCACCAGAGTCCGGATCAGCAGTCGATGGCCTGGACGCACGATTCTGGCGACAGCACGACGCTGGATATCTGGCTCCGCACACCGGCCGGCCTCCGCCGCCTCACGAAGGGCATTCGTGATGACGTGGTCAGCGACTGGCTCCCCGACGGCTCGGCGCTGCTCGGGGCGAGCAGTCGCTGGTCGAGTCCCGAGCATGGCCACTACAACATTGCGGTGTTCGACACCGCCACCGGCGTGGCGCGCGCGGTGACGCACGGGCCCTTTCACGAGAATTCCGCGCACATCTCCCCCGATGGGACGCGCATCGCGTTTGTCCGCGAAGGCGGCAGCAATGGCCCCGAGGTGTGTGTGGTGGATGTGGACGGCGCCGTCGAGCCCGAGTGCCGGCGTATCCTGTCGTACACCTCGGCGGTTATTGGTTGGGCCGGGCTCGATGAACTCGTCTTGCTCGGTCAGTCGAACACGGAGCGCCCACTGTTCGCCTACGACTGGACGCGCGCGACCGTGCGTCGCCTGCTCGGGCCCACCGTGGTCACCGCGGCGCTGAGCCGCGACGGCAAGTATGCCGTGGCGTCGCTGCGCGGGAACGGCGGCGTGGGAATCCGCGACTGGGTCATTCCGCTCGATCGGCCCACCGACGCGCATGTCGTGGAGACTGTCGACGAACGCGCCGTGGACGTGCGCTGGTGGGAGGGGGGCTCCGATCGGTCGCTGCTCGTCACGCATCTCACTTTCAGCGACAGCAGTCGCGTGCTCCCGTTGGGGGCGAGTACGCGCCTGCACGTCGTGCCACGGGGCGACGGCGGGCAGCCGATCGCCACGCCGGCGCGTGTCCGGTGGCGGTCACTCGATACGACGATTGCCATCGTCACGCCGGATGGGGAAGTCATTCCCCGGCGGCCGGGGGCGGTGGAGATCGAGGCGTCGCTCGCCGGATGGCGGTCGGTACGTGCTCGCTTCGCGGTGCGCGGTTCGCTGCATCGCGCCTTGCTGCACGAGGCATGGACGCCCGATTGGTCGGGGCGCTGGTTTGCCTGGGGAGAACCGCGCCCGGTCGTGGTGCCAGGCCCCGGTGGCCTGCCCGTGCTCTGGAGTCGCGGCGATGGGGCGTACGTCAGTGCCGCGATCTCGCGTCAGCAGTGGTCCGCCGACAGCGGACTGGGGTTCGAGGTCCGCGTCTCCACACCGTTCAACGGCACCGCCAATCAACGCATCCGGGCGATGCTGTTGGGCGGGCTCGATTCCTCACGAATCGTGCAGGCGAATCCGAATGGCTCGCTCCCGGCGTCGGTGATTCCCAGCACCCTGTGCGGCCTCACCTTTCCCGACGAAGGCGAATGGGGCAAGCGCCACTTCGCCTTTGTCGGCGGGACGCCACTCGATTTTGACGCCGGCCCGTTCGCCGACTCGCTGCGCACCGGGCAGTGGTGGACGCTGCGCATTCAGATCCTTGCCGATGGGCGTTGCGGCGTCGCGATCAACGGCCGGGTGCTGTACATCTCCGCCGAACCAGTGGCGCGCCGCCTCCAGTATCGGCTCCGCCTCGGCGACGAGGCGAAGGGGGCGCTGCTGGCCTTCGGCCCCGTCGACCTCTGGACGGGGGTGCGCACGGACGTGGTGTGGCAGACGCCGCCCGACCGCCCCCGCTGA
- a CDS encoding S8 family serine peptidase, translating into MTIAAAPLPGRLRLAFLPALLSAALLSACARAGAPATAPQPVQQPPIAVTPAPAAPSAPARQDGPRADWHRLDLDVDGIAGVGSERAIKELLANRQPTRKVVVAVIDGGVDTAHTYLAANLWKNPKEVAGNGRDDDGNGFVDDVYGWNFLAQADGAVIRYDTFELTREYAACKGQPAGRDLPKPAARMCDSLSVAYQSKAREVNGTLMQIRGLSGTLEQASSMLRQAMGPGPLLKARVQNFAPTSAQQEQAKRVWLQLEANGLTEAELTDALAAYESQSKYGLDTLFNPHSAGAVRGTTDVTGPDALHGTHVAGIIGAVRNAANAVQGIAPNVAIMAVRTVPDGDERDLDVARAIRYAVDNGAQVINMSFGKAYSPYKASVDSAVKYAESKGVLLVHAAGNDGENNDLVPSFPTAVYAGGGVASNWLEIGASSYKGLSALATSFSNYGKQRVDFFAPGEDILSTAPGGGTKRESGTSMAAPVVSGVAALLLSYFPTLTPLQVKEILLQSVRTFPNAQVAKPGDDGQRVPFAALSKTGGVVDAYAAVKLALQRETRP; encoded by the coding sequence ATGACCATCGCTGCTGCCCCCCTGCCCGGCCGGTTGCGCTTGGCGTTCCTGCCGGCCCTGCTGTCGGCGGCCCTGCTGAGCGCGTGCGCGCGCGCGGGGGCGCCCGCCACGGCGCCGCAGCCGGTGCAGCAGCCCCCCATCGCCGTCACGCCGGCTCCGGCGGCGCCGAGTGCGCCAGCCAGGCAGGACGGGCCCCGGGCGGACTGGCATCGGCTCGACCTGGATGTGGATGGCATCGCGGGGGTCGGGAGCGAGCGCGCCATCAAGGAACTGCTCGCCAATCGGCAGCCGACGCGTAAAGTCGTCGTGGCGGTCATCGACGGCGGTGTGGACACCGCGCACACCTATCTCGCCGCGAATCTGTGGAAGAACCCCAAGGAAGTGGCCGGCAACGGCCGCGACGATGACGGCAACGGCTTTGTCGACGATGTGTACGGCTGGAACTTCCTGGCGCAGGCCGACGGCGCGGTCATTCGCTACGACACGTTCGAGCTGACGCGCGAGTATGCCGCCTGCAAGGGGCAGCCGGCGGGGCGCGACCTGCCGAAGCCGGCGGCCAGGATGTGCGATTCGCTCTCGGTGGCGTATCAGAGCAAGGCGCGCGAAGTGAACGGCACGCTCATGCAGATTCGCGGCCTGAGCGGCACGCTCGAACAGGCGTCGAGCATGCTCCGGCAGGCCATGGGCCCCGGGCCGCTGCTCAAGGCGCGTGTGCAGAATTTTGCGCCGACCTCAGCGCAGCAGGAGCAGGCCAAGCGGGTGTGGCTGCAGCTCGAGGCCAACGGACTCACCGAGGCGGAGCTGACGGACGCGCTGGCGGCCTACGAGTCGCAGAGCAAGTACGGGCTCGATACGCTCTTCAACCCGCACAGCGCCGGCGCCGTGCGGGGGACGACCGACGTGACGGGCCCGGACGCCCTGCACGGCACGCACGTGGCCGGCATTATCGGCGCGGTGCGCAACGCGGCCAACGCCGTGCAGGGCATCGCGCCCAACGTGGCGATCATGGCGGTGCGCACCGTACCGGATGGCGACGAGCGCGACCTCGATGTCGCGCGCGCCATTCGCTACGCGGTGGACAACGGCGCGCAGGTCATCAACATGAGCTTCGGCAAGGCCTACTCGCCGTACAAGGCCAGTGTGGACAGCGCGGTGAAGTACGCTGAAAGCAAGGGCGTGCTGCTCGTGCACGCGGCGGGGAACGATGGCGAGAACAACGATCTCGTGCCGAGCTTCCCGACCGCCGTGTACGCGGGCGGCGGCGTGGCGAGCAACTGGCTCGAGATCGGCGCGAGCTCCTACAAGGGGCTGAGCGCACTCGCGACGAGCTTCTCCAACTACGGCAAGCAGCGTGTGGACTTCTTCGCGCCGGGCGAGGACATTCTCTCCACCGCGCCGGGCGGCGGCACCAAGCGGGAGAGCGGGACGAGTATGGCCGCGCCGGTGGTGAGCGGTGTCGCGGCGCTTCTGCTCAGCTACTTCCCCACCCTCACGCCGCTGCAGGTGAAGGAGATCCTGCTGCAGTCGGTGCGCACCTTCCCCAATGCGCAGGTGGCCAAGCCCGGTGACGACGGGCAGCGCGTGCCGTTTGCGGCCCTGTCGAAGACGGGCGGGGTGGTGGATGCGTACGCGGCGGTGAAGCTCGCGTTGCAGCGGGAGACGCGGCCGTAG